The DNA sequence TTCTGAGATCTTCGTTAATGGATAATTGTACTAATGAGCAATCTGAggttgttattttttcacactCATCCCGATTTTGATTACAGCTCAAAACATGATTTACACCTTTTTTCTGACACTTTAATTTGTCAGGTCAACTTTTCCACCCGGCAGATGACTGTCAGGTCTTTTGATTACGGTGCCATCTGTCACCGTCCATCCATACTGCATAATGCATTTAACAGCATCTCGGCATGCTGTTGCAGAATGTTTTCTCCTGGCCGCGGTTCAAgaagtgaaaaagaagaaggagagtaATGTCTAGGTGAGCGGAGGCCTGCGCTGGAGACAGCTGCAAAACACATTGATTTGATAAATAAGTTCAACAAAGCCAAAGACTCTGAGAAGGTCTGTGTTTGCTGCATCCACACTCCAAATCAAATTaggtgcttttgtttttcctgcagctctgcaagAACCGTTACCGGCACATTGGAATGCAAATCGGCATCCATTTAAATGAAGAGGGTTTCACACCTCCGGTCTTATCAtggaggcaggggaggagggggggaacaGCCGGGAGGAGATGGACACTCGGGGCTCAGCAAACTGACTTCAGCCTGAAGTGAGTAATTAGGTTGGATAAAGAAGCGCTTCCCCAACGTTTGCATGTCCAGCAGGCACAAACAGAGCCGTATTAGATCACCAACCCCCCCGTTTGATAAGATAATGTGCACAAGAGCTCCTCAAGACAAGACAACTGTTTGTAGTCAGATACGACTTCAGCTCAGCACTTTGTTGCACAACTCAGCTGATCAAAGCCAAACCCCGATGTCCAGAATACATGTTGGCAAAGTCCGATCCTGAAGAACCACAGATAAAGTCGaccctctgtgtttcttttttttgtttaaattttcaATGTTTCTTCTTCACGCTGTGTTACGGTTCAGCCACAAAAGCCACATGGTTAGGATCAGGAAAACATCAGGACATCATGTTTTGTGCCGAGGCCTGAAGACATCCAGCggtttcacacatacacatgttgAAAACACAGACTCGAACTGTGTGTGACCAGCTTGTCGGCCTCGCTGCCCGCAACTCCACCaccaacacctccacctcccgatATGACCGTCAGATCATGAACACGAGCACCGTGAACGTGACGTTTTGTACGAATGTCAGCGTGCTGCAGTACGTagcctctgacacacacacacacacacacacacacacattacaacacatctgtggtttgcagaaccAGATCTCACACATTTAATTCATCAGTGAAAGTACAATCTCCTCATTTTATCTCCTGCGACACAACTTGGGAACCACTGGAATGAAAGCGAGTCATACGCCTGGTTCGAGCCCGGCTATCATTGCGTCAGTCGCAGGGCTAAGCATCGGATTgtcccaaaaaacaacaaacacagtaaaaaaaaaaaccttctgagaaaaaaagaaaaaagccagaGGGTACAGTTTAACAAGATGTACTGCAGCACTGAATATATTTCCAAAGCCCTCAAAGCTCTTCTAAACATCTGGATGGAATAATATTTGTCTGCTGCGAGATAAAGAGGATTTTTTCGCTCATTTCCCAAGTCGCTCCTCCATTATTCTGCTAATCCAAACAAACACGCTAACTGGAAATGACATattctcttgttttattttctactaAGCGAACCTCcctttgaacaaaaaaaaaaaagatagaaacatttaaatcatttacatttgtctttattgaCCAACAAAAGATGTGAGCCTTGTGCGAAAGGAACCATGAAATATGTCCTGATCTGGACTTCATGGTTAGAAAATGTCTCCTTCTCCCTGAAAGCAGAACGTTCTGTTTggttatttcttattttcattgtgtgtttcagatttaaTAGTGATCCATGAGAGATCCACGCTGAGGCTGATTCATCCTCCTGTTGGGACACTTCTAGTTAATTAATATTGATTACATTAGGATTTCCTCATTTTACTGCAGGGGAGGTGACTTCATCATGGTCACTGCACCACACTTCAGGAActggaatgaaatgaaatgatccATTATATACTTTCATTCTGCAAAATCCTTCAACCTCAGCCCAGGATTCCTGTCTATATGCGTCTCTGTTAGTCATTTTATGatctttttttgatttattcaatGTTTTGTTTGGACAAAGGAAATACAAGCAGGGGGCTGAGAGGAGTGGTTAGGAGGCTcctgcagagtttttttttttttttttgcacactggGTAATTAAGCtctttgactgacagcagagtgcCAAAAGGCGCACACGCACTCCGATTGGCCGGAGCGCACTTTACAATCTCCTCTTGTTTCCAAGCTGCGCACAGGCAGAGCGCTTTACCTCCCCAAACTCTCGCAGGAGTCAGACGCACCAGAGGAGCGCGACGAGGCTGCGAGCCAGAGGAGACCTGTGTCCGGTGGACTTTACCCAAACCAGAACACGCAGCGCGTTTTGTTTTACGCaccagctttctctctctcttcttgttccTCTACATTTATTTCGGGTTCTCTCTCTGATTTTTTCCTCATGCACTGAGTGTTGAATCGAGCCTGAGCCGCGTTTgagctgcatttttattttcccattGTTGCAAAAGAAGAGAAGATGATCTCTGCTTCGGAGTCCGTGTGGAGGATGATCCGGCTGGCGGTGACAGTGGCGCTCTTATCAGCCTGCACGGCGTCAGAGTACGAGTACCTGAGCTGGAAGTCGGACATGTACAACGGCGGCCGCAGCTACGGGAAGCCTCCCCAGTGCGTGGACATCCCGGAGGACCTCCGACTCTGTCACGACGTGGGCTACAACCAGATGCTGCTGCCCAACGTGCTGGAGCACGAAACCATGGCCGAGGTGAAGCAGCAGGCCAGCAGCTGGGTGCCCCTGGTGCACAAGAACTGCCACCCGGGCACGCAGGTCTTCCTCTGCTCGCTCTTTGCGCCCGTGTGCCTGGAGAGGCCCATCTTCCCGTGCCGCTGGCTGTGCGAGGCCGTGCGGGACGGCTGCTCCCCCATCATGGAGTCGTATGGCTTCCCCTGGCCGGAGATGCTCATCTGTGACAAGTTTCCCCAAGACGACGTGTGCATCGCCATGACGCAGCCCAACGCGACCAAGGCCCCCATGCCGACAGGTAACCCACACATCTGCGTCACTGACGCATCCATTAACGTCAGAGTGGTTTTTAAAGGGGCATCatgtgaatatttacaatattaatgaggtaataaaacaaacttttgtccataaatttatatataaaaagccgttctcagaggaaaatttGGTCCCAGAattctgtttgaagctagagaggtggcggggtccgccacacagtataaatgatgttttccttttaggtcagtttgtttgtccaGTCATGACAACACATCCTCTATATTTTcccttctgattaaaacatgttttgttcaaaGTTTTCCAGAGAAGCCGGTCGAGTGTTCAGGATAATTTACagaaaaactgatatttaatgTAGCTGCTCAGTGAACTCAGTGTGTTGTTGGTCATCTGTGGGGTTGATGCCTGGTTCAAGAGCACGATAATTCAAGTTAATGAACAGGGGAGggcgtcttcttcttcttcttcttcttcttcttcttcttgcctgTCCGCTGTGCCACGTGAAGAAGTGTCAGCAGCCTGAATAATACAAGTCTATTTTCACTTTGACTGCCACTAATAATCTGTttattcaacctttttttttttagttttaacaaTGAATGATGAATGCTTTACTGTGTAAGATCACAGGAAACACTAACAAAGCCCCGAGCTGTAACCAGAAACCCCGAGGACGTTATCAGTCGTCTGTTATCtcagcagttttattttaagtaaAGTGGCCTGAGAGTGGCTTAAAAGTAgtcaaatgttaatattaataatgtattATAAAGTCTAAAAACGCAGCATACTAAGAAATATACGCACGTGTAACTTCAATCTGGAACTTAGACAAACAAATGTGGCTCCATGCGGTTCGTCTGGTGCAATCCAAGATGCCAGAAgtccaaaatgatttgaaaagatgtttcttACACACTTTTATAAGCCTGAATCTTCCCTGTAGCTGCGGAGCTGAAGGCAACGAGTGTGCACCTCGTCTGACGTGGGCACACGAGCTCGGCCGCATGTTCAGGATGTAAATCTTGTCTTTTCAAATCGATTTGGCATCTCTAGGCTTCCGGAGACGAATGGAGGCATTTCATGTCTCcggctgcttcagttgttcaggagaattgctgtgaagctcctgaaacGTTTGGACTTTCCAATCTGTGCAgggggtgagcagataataactgcattttattgtttttattttgggttgaactAATCCTTTAAACCCAGTAAAAAGCACAGAGGGCATGAACCTCGGCGTCCTCAGTGGTTGCAGCTGTCCTGCTGGAGCTCGAGATGACAACTTGAGAAATCTTGTTTTCGTCGGACTAAGAGGACCAAAAAATTCAATCATTCAACTTcagagtgaaataaaacagagagggctggaaaatgttttgcatttttttggtttgagaAATGACTCAAACGATGAATCGGTTTtgaatgtctgtgtttgaaaCCGTTGACAACGCAGCCATTTGGGATTCACTCGTGCAGCCGTGCATTAAGTGCCTAACTCAGAGTCAACTCGCCgactgagaaaacaaacagacgccACTTTTGCCGCAGTGTAAAAGTCGACACCCGGGCAGTTAAACGGGCTTGAGAATGTTGTTTCAGGGGTGACGGCGTGTTTGCAGATGCAAATCCCAACACAAACAGGCCAAACATAACCTTTTGGGGGGTTAACAACTCGCCTCCTTCCCCTCTGTTCTCCTTAAAGAAAGTCTTACTCTTCCTTCCGTAATCTGCTGCATAAACTCCGGCAAAGATTCTGAATTTGCGGGAGTTGCTCGCTTGCCATTGACCTGGAGTGATGTTGTAATAAAAGGAAAAAGCCTCAACAGATGGTAGTCATTTATTTCAAGGTGTTTGTTGAACTtcgggggtggaggggggaatAATGCTGGGAGGACGTCCAGCAGCGAAAAGTGTTTACTTGCAtctattaatttattttcctcccGCGCCATCACTGACAAATGAATCAGATGCGAGGAAAGacggggaggggagagagaggagaggaagacgcTATCTGAGAAACACACTGTCCAAATGACGTGTTTAAAATCCAGTCCGGGCCAGCGAGTTTCCAAACAGAACCCGCCGGCCCCGGCAGACACCTCACGCAGCATCAGTGAAGTTGGAGGAAGGTTGAGTAACATGAAGCAGCTCCAACCTGACGGGGCCAAGCTGATGAATACCAGagaaaaacccagaaaaatGCGGCGAAGCTCGAGGAAGACGAGGCTCGGGCTCATTCGCACATAGTTTTGGTTTTGAAGCTTCGGCTCGGCGTCCTCGTCCTGGTTGCCTAGGTGAGGCGCACGCCAGGAAGGGAAAGTACAACCACCTCATTCACTGTAACCATAAAACTGAGGGGACTTtccatcatcacatcatcaacTTACTTATATTTCAATCTTGAGCTGTAAATGCACCACTTGAAGACGTGTTACGGCCATAAATGGGGGGttctgtggatcctccagcAATTACACAGTACCCACTGTATGAAGAGCGAACATGTCCCGTGTGTGTAGAGGTGGGCGGGGGTGGTGCTGACTGACATGGCGGTATGGACCGAGGCCCACTTCTTCTCCAAAGGACTCCCTTTTCAGGGTGAAGGAGGGACCACACAGAGCTCTGCAGACATCACCTGTTATCGTTTGTTGTCGGCGCCGGTGATAAATAAAGAAgccgctctctctccctgcagaaCAGTCGGGGCCCGTTACAGCCGGACCGCTCTGTCATTGAAgctgcattatgtagttttgggggaataaatgttaatcagaggagaaagaccTTCATTTATTTCTGCCTAAACAAGCTAGATAAACAGaccctctttgttttcacgactgagTAAACTGAAACAACTGCTTTGTTtacgtgtggcggaccctgccacctttctagcttcaaacagctctgctctgggatcttattttgctctgagaacagctcgtttataCACCAACGGAAACGAGTTTGTGTTACCaactcattaatattgtaaatattcaaattctgcgtttgaatttcttctaaaGAAAcgacacactgcacctttaagatacTCAGTGGTAATATCAGATAATCGTCTCAGTCGTTCTTCTTAATGATTGTTAATAGAGGTCAGCTCACCACGCTGCTGCTGGTAATTGATTTAAAGGAGGAACCGGGCTTCACGTCGGCAAAGGGACCCCGCGA is a window from the Acanthopagrus latus isolate v.2019 chromosome 5, fAcaLat1.1, whole genome shotgun sequence genome containing:
- the sfrp1a gene encoding secreted frizzled-related protein 1a, whose translation is MISASESVWRMIRLAVTVALLSACTASEYEYLSWKSDMYNGGRSYGKPPQCVDIPEDLRLCHDVGYNQMLLPNVLEHETMAEVKQQASSWVPLVHKNCHPGTQVFLCSLFAPVCLERPIFPCRWLCEAVRDGCSPIMESYGFPWPEMLICDKFPQDDVCIAMTQPNATKAPMPTGYSPICPPCDNEMKTDAMLEHMCASEFAFKTKIKEVKRENTDRKVILQKRKKMLKQGNLKKKDMKSLVMYLKNGADCPCQQLDNLTNQYLIMGRKVDKQYLLTGIHKWDKSSKEFKKAIKKLKTYKCPAFENVF